The region GCCGCCGGACGCGGGCAGAGTCAAATGACCTGTGCCGAAGCTCTTGGCGGGTAAGCGTTTCAGAACGCGGCGTTCAGCCGGTATGGCGGGAGTTGAGACGGGAACCAGGAGCGGCCAGCCCGCTGTGGGCGGTGACCAGGGCGGTGCGGGCGTCTTCGCGGTCGCCCTGGGCAAGGCAGTCGGCTGCGGTGCGTACTGCGCTCGCCGTCTCGGCGGAGATCTCGATGTGCGGGTGCTGGTCGAGGAGGCCGACCGCACGGGTCAGCTCCTGGTGGGCGCGGTCGGCGGGACGGTGCTGCGCGGTGAGCAAGTCGATCAGTGCTGTGTCCACCGCGTCTCGCAGGGCTGCCTCGGTCGAGGTGTGCGGTACTGCAGTCACGGGGCGGAAGTCTAAGCGCTGCAACGGATGTTCATCGTCCCCGAACATCACTCACACGGGTAGTCCTTGGTCGGGGCGGGAGCGCCGTGAACAGCGGCGTTCTGGATCTTCCCGGTCCGGGGAATGGTCAACGACGCGGCGGAGCGAGAAGGGTCACGGGGGCAATCGCCGGGCCGCTGGGACTTTGGTCTCTTCAGCTGTCCCGCTGCGGTGGTATGCCAAAACAAAGGTCCCATTGACGCAGGCGGGGAGCCGCTGCCATGGACGGTGTCGTGAAGAACTCGCTAGGTCCGGGGTTGGCCGACTCGAACGCGCGTCGGCTGATCCAGATCGCGAATCACCCTTGGGTGCGGGATGAAGTGCGCGCCGAGCAGCAAGCCCGGACCCGCCGAACCGCGGCGAACCTGGCGCTGTTGCGGGCCCCGCTCGACGGCGTGGACCTGGACAGCCGGGACCACGCTACGTTGACCTGGCTCGCCGATCACGATGCCGACATCGTGGCCGGCGTGCAAAGCCTGCTGAACCGTGCCCGGGCTGCCGAGCCGAGGCGGGAGTCGGGGCCCTGATCCCGTTGACATCGGGGACCTCGCGTGAAACCTCGCTCCCCGAGGCGTGTTCGCGGACCGGACCTGCAACGTGGACTCCCAACCAGAATTAGTCCCCGCCGCGCCGCCTGAATGTCCATTGCGGACAGTGTCTGTCCGGCGCCGCGGGTCCGTGGCGATTTCGCGCGTTAATGAACACGCGGCGCGGTGACTAGGTGAAATGCTGCTCGTAGCGCCCTCACCAGGCGTTACGAGCAGCACTAGCCTATCACTGGCGTTCACTGACACCCCCCTTACCGGCCAGCTCACGCACCCCTATACCCACACCTGCACACACACCCGCAGGCTCCCGGCGGCGGTCGTGCCAGGGTGCAGGTGCAGCACCGGTGGGAAGTGTCGACCCGTCGCTCGCCGCCGCCCGGATGGTCGCCACGCAGGCGCAGTGTGGGCTCGTTGCATCGCGGCCAGTGTCCGAGCTTCTCAGGGCCACACGTTGACTGAGAGGCCCTCACGCGATGCGGTAGGCGCTCACTCGTCCTGTTCGGCGAGTCCGCTCGACCTCCGGGCGGGGCTAGGTAGGATCACTGCCGGGTCGGCCGAACCCGTGCATAAGGAAGCGCCCGCACCCCGGTACTAGGCTTATCGGGGTACGGCGCTTTTTCGTGCAGTCAGCCCTGCGGGGTGTCGAACCGGTCGGCCTTGACTCCGCTCAGGAAGTGGCCCCACGCGGTCATGTCGAACACCAACGTGCCGCTAGCCCGGTCCTTGGTGTCCCGAACGCCCGCGAAACCAGGCGCCCCGCCGATCTCTACGCAATTTTCCTTTTCACTTGAGGTGATCTCAGTGGATTTTGCCGTGTTCGTGGCGGGTGAGGGTGAGCGCGGCTTGGACGATGGTGGTGATCTTGCGGGGGCTGGCGGTGATGTGTTGGAGGGTGCGCCAGCGTTGGGTGAGCAGGGCGAAGCCGCGTTCGCAGAGTGCGCGTAGGCCTCTGAGCAGGGCGTTGTAGGTTTTGTTGTCGATATCCAGTGGGCAGCCCTTGGGGGCGCTTTTGCTGTGTTTGATCGGGGTGAACACCCCGATGCCGGAGCCCTGGAATCCGCCGTCGCCCAGGGTCGGTAGGTCGAGTTCGGAATAGGCCCAGTACAGGGCGCCCAGGACGTGCTCTTGGGCGCTGGTGCTGTCGTGGACGCTGCCGGGTTCCACCGGTGAGGTCCACAGTGGGAATCCGGTGGGGTCGGTGATCATCAGGACGTTGCCGCCCTGGGTGTGGTGTTTGCCGGAAAACCACCGGTCGATGAGGATGCCGTTTTTGTTCTCGGTGGTTTCGCCGAGGCGGTCGGTGCTGAACAGTTTGCCGTCCACCATGACGTAGGCCGCCCCCTGCCCGGCGGCGTCTTCGAGTGCTTCGTGCAGATCAGGGGCCTGATCAGCGAGGACGTCGATGACCTCGTCGATATAGCGGTACCCGGTGGCGCGGCCGATGTTGTTGTCCCTGGCCAGTTTCGGGATCGGGGTGCGGTCGAGGAACCACCGCAGCCCCAGAACCGCCTGTTTGAACGGGGTCAACGCCCGTCGCCCGCGCGGGGTGAGGCGCCGGCGGCGTTCGGCGGCCAGCAGCCGCGACAGGTAGTGGGTGAGTTCGTCGTCGACATCGAGCGTGGCAGTATAGGTAATCACGTGGGGTCCTTGGTAACGAAGACGATCTTGTAGCGAGACCTTCTTCTACCAGGACCCCACGTCCTGTCTCCACAACCCCCTGCTCACAAGCCTCCCGCACCCCGCCCCCATTTCTCTGAGATCACCTCACTGCGCGAACTCTTTCGCCAGTTGTCGAACTGCATTTCACTCCTGACTCTCATGCTTGGCCACATAGGACTCAATGACCTCAAGCGAGTCGTCTTGATTTAAGGCGACCTCGTCGAGTATTTCGATCGCGTCAAGAAATGGTTGTACGTCCTCCTTTTCGGAGAGGAATGCGCCCGAGTGGCGCTGTTCTACATGTGCGACCGGCGAGTCTCGGATGAACTCGATCACCGAGAACCCGCCCGACATCACCGTATGTGCACCAGCCGAGAACGGGATCACGCGAGGCGTGATGTTCGCCCGCTCTGCTGCTGACGCGAGGTGTCGCAACTGCTCGGCCATGACCGACGGGCCGCCGACGCTTCGCGCGAACGCAGCCTCGTCGAAGTACGCGATCAGCTCGACCGGGTCCGACTGAGTCAGGATGCCCTGCCGAACCTGACGCACGTTGACGTACCGCTCAATCTGGTAGGCTTGCACGCCGAGTTTCGGCAGCAATGCGCGCGTGTAGCCCCGCGTTTGCAGCAGCCCCGGAACGAGCATCGTTGTCGCATTGGTGATCCGCCGGGCTCGTTGCTCCGCGTCAATGAGCGCGGTGTTCTGCGTGGTCAGTTCTAGTCCAACTTCCCACCATGCAGGCTGGTCGATATCGCGAGCGAGCTTGAGAAGCCGTTCGCGATCTTCGCCTATGACGCCAACGATCGCCAGTATTGCCGAAAGGTCCGCTTCGTTAGGCGTGAATTTGGCCAACTCGCAGCGGCTCACCTTGTTTTCGGATTAACCGAGCTTTTCGCCGACTTGGCGCATCGATAGCTGCGCAGCCTTGCGGGCGGCGCGCAGTTCTTTCGCTAGCGCACGTGCGCGGGGCGTCGCGGTCGTCATGTGGCCACCTTAGAGCTAGATCAGCCGCAGCCAGTGCACGGCCCGCGAGGGCTCGTCACCTGATAGTACCAATGGTGCCGTCTTGCGAGTCTCACACATGCTTTGAGAGTCTCTCACTGGTTGTAAGAGCAGCACCCAACGTAGCCCCTGAGCCACAGGCCGTAAACGGCGGGGAGGGCGGCGACACCGAGGGGATGGGGCCGCTCGCGCTGGTCGCGGTCGCCTGCGCGGCCGGCTCAATCGCCCCGCGGCGGCACGGGTCGGTCGCTGAACACCTGTCCGACTGGTGGGTGATCGCGCGCGGCCTCGCCAACGGACGACGGAACCGGCTGCACAAGCCTGTGCACCGAGGCGGTGCTCGCTGTGGCCGCGCCGACCGTGCCGCCGACGCAGCCGAGCCTGCGCCCGACCTGCCCGACGAGCTCGCGGCGAAGCTGCCGCCCGTCGGTGCCCCACAACGGGAGCCCCCAGCAGCCGAGTCCGGCCGCGCGTACTCCTACGGCCTCGCGATGATCGGCGACGAGGCTTCGCACCTGGTCGAGCCGGACGCGATCCGCAGCACGCTCGACGGTCGCAGCGTGGCTCAAACGCTGTGCTGTCACCTCGCGTGGGGTCCGCTGAGCGATCCCGTGGGCGGGTTCCCAGTCTGCGGCGAGTGCTTCGAAATTGCCCTCGGCATCTCTGAGAAGAAACTTCGAGCTCTGCTCATTCGGAAAGGAATCATTTAGTGCCGCGTTTGATCTCGGGCGAGACTCGTGACCGCGTAGTTCGCTTGTACGACAACGGAAAAGACCCGTCGATCCGGGAGCTGGCCCGCAAGTTTCACGTGTCCTACTCGACGATGCGCACCGCGCTTGTTGAGGCGGGCGTGACGATGCGCCCCTCGGGGAGCCCGAGCAAAACGGCGAGCTGATGCCGAGCCCGTTACCGCGGCCGGAACCGCCAACCGACCTCGTACTGCAGTGGCGAACGTTCGAACCACCGGGCGGCTGGGTGCCCGCCGAACCAGCTCAGCGACCACGAGAAGCGCGATCGCACGGAGGGAAATCGCAGTGATGACAGGGAAACATCGTCGCGGGTTCGTTGGCGCCGGGTTCAAGGTGACATTGTCGGGCGATCTGTTCGAGGAACCCTGCCGCAACTGGTTCACCCCTGTCGTGCCCGCTGAGCCCAGCCCGACCACTCCGTCACTGGCGGATGAGAAAGCGCTCGATGCCGAACGCCGCGCCGCGAGCGCGGTCGCGTTCACCCGTACTGCGAGGTCCCGCGAGGTTCTTCGCGCTGCGCTCGATGGCTTGTCCCGAATCTGAGGGAAGGCCCGCGGTGGAGACACGATAGGGAGGAACAGCGTGCACGAACTGATCGCATCCCCGTTTCTTGATCATCACCTGCTGTTGCGGCCGGGAAGACAGCAGGGGCTCAAGATTCCGACGAGCAAGTACCGGGAACTGCAGCAGACCCGCGTCGACCAGCCGTGCCCCTCGTGGCTGGTCGACGCCGCCCACCGGGCGTGGGCGCTCGACCTGAACGAGCGCCGGACGGGCGAGACGGTGCTCGTCCGGCAGCCCTCGCCCTACGGCTACGCCCGCGCGTCCTACGAGTTGAACCTCGGGTGCAACTACGATTGCCCGTTCTGCTACCTCGCAAGAAGCGGTTCGAGGGGCTCGGATGGCAGGACCGGGCGCGGCTGCTCCGCATCATGCGTGACGCCGGGGTCTTGTGGCTGCAGCTCACCGGCGGCGAACCGCTGATCGACCCGCTGTTCCTTGAGGTCTACGCCTTGGCCTACGAGCTCGGGATGATGCTCACGATCAGCACGAACGGCTCGCGCCTGCACAACTCGACGATTCTCGACCTGCTCACGCGCTACCTGCCCTACCGGGTCGTCGTGAGCATCTACGGCGCCACGGAAGCCACTTACGACGGCGTGACGCAGCGCCGCGGAACGTTCAAGCTGTTCCGGCGTGGCCTCGCCGCCGCCCGCGAAGCGGGTTTGCCGTTGCGGTTCAACGTGATCGTGGTCGAGGACAACAAGCACGAGGAAGCCGAAATGCGGGCGCTCGCCGACGGGTTCGGCGACGACCACCACGTCTACAGCAACATCTCGCCGACAATCCACAGCGGGCCGGAGAGCCTGACGTCGCAGTCAACCGAGCACCTGCGCGCCCGCACGCCCTTCACCGGGTGCAACGCCGGGGTAACCCACTTCCACGCCGACCCGTTCGGCCGGGCGTCGATCTGCAAAGTCGGCCGAGACGAGCAGGTCGACCTGATCGCCGAAGGAATCGAGGGGCTCTCACAGCTCCCGCCGATTGCGGACAAGTTGATGCTTCGCACCGGCGGGTGTTCGGGGTGTGCCCTGCAGGGCTCGTGTGGGGTCTGCAGGCCGCTCGCGAAGCGCTACCAAGAGGCAAACGCGCCCTTGGCTAGCTACTGCCAGCAGGGAGGGAGGTGAACCCTATGCCCGCCGTCCTGGTGACGCTCGAACCTCCGTCAAAGGAGCCGGAAGAGATCGAGTTCGTCCCGAATCTGGACGTGCTTTCTGAGTCGAACAGGTGCTCGTGCACCTCAAGTGATGACAATCCGTACTGATCGACAACGCCGCCACCCGAACGGGTCTGCACGCCGCGCCGTGTGCAGGCCCGTTCGGTCGTCTCGTTAGCCTCTCCGCCGACGGGCAACCACAGAAGCAAGGGAACAGAACGCATGGCGCTAGCTCGCGTCGACTGGCAAGACGTGTCCCCGCACGTTCGCGAGGTCATCGAATCGCGGACCGGCCCGGTGCGGTCGGCGCGGACGGTGTCGGCCGGGAAGCATTCGGCGGTCGCGCTGCTGCTGGACAGCTCCGGGGGACGGGTGTTCGTCAAGGGGCTCCGTACCGATCACGTAGGCATCATGACGCAGGCGCGCGAAGCGGTCATCGCGCCGTTCGTGGGGGCGGTGTCGCCGCGCCTGCTGTGGTGGGTCGAGGCTGACGGGTGGGATCTGCTCGGCTTCGAGTGGATTGAGGGGCGCCACGCCGACTACCGTCCCGGTTCGCCTGATCTTCCGGCCGTCGTCGAGATGATGCAGCGGCTCGGCACCATCACCTGCCCGGACCTGCCGGAGGTCAAGCGGCCGGAGAAGCGGTGGCGCAAGTACGTCGACGACCCGGCCGAGCTTGAGATGCTCACCGGCTCGACGCTGCTGCACACCGACTACAACCCGGCGAACGTGCTGATCGACAGCTCGGGGACGGCGCACCTGATCGACTGGGCGTGGCCCACACGAGGCGCCGCGTTCATCGACCCGTGCGTGCTGGTGTACCGGCTGATCGCCGACGGGCACACGCCCGCCACCGCCGAGGCGTGGGTGCGCGACACCCCGGCGTGGGCAACCGCGTTGGCCGAGGCGATCGACGTATTCGCCCGCGCCAACGCCCGCGTGTGGGATGAGCTCGCCGCCGAGGCGCCCGAGGACCGGTGGAAACGGAAGATGTCCGAGGTCACCCGCGAGTGGGCGGAGAGCCGCCGAGGCACCGCGCGAACGTCGAGGTAGCGGTTCCGCAGGTGCGTACCGGCGGGTGTCGGGGGTGACGGGCATGATCGGCGCTCGTCACTGTCCGCCCGTTCGAGGGGGCGCCGTTGGCATCCGCAGTGGAACAGCTCGGCCAGGCGATCGCGACCGCGGTGAGCAAGATCAAGGCGGCGGCCGGTGCCCTCACCGAAGCGATCGAGCGGTGCGAAGAGGGAAACGAGCACCTCGCGACGGCGCTGCAGGGCGCGGCCGACGACGAGGTGCTCGCCGCCGCGCAAGCCCAGCAGGCCGTGCCGCAGGAACTCGCGACGGTGCGTCAACAGGTGCAGGCGATCGAGGCGCAGCTCGACGCCTACCGGGAACGAAACGGGATTCCCTCGGGCGCCCCGCCGAGCGCCACGGCGGCCCCCGCTTCGCCCGCGACCAGCTCGGCGGCATCCGGCTCGGCGCCGTCGGCCCCGGCCCGCTCGGACCTACCGTGCCCGCCGCAGCCGGGTAAGACGCACGGCCGGTGGATCAACAGCGACGGCGACACGGTGAAGCTGGAAAGCGGCAAGGGCGGCGAGTACTACGAGGCCACTCGGCAGCTCGCCGTCGAGCACGGGCTCACGCGCGGCCACGTCAACGCGGAACCGGCGATTGCCCGCCACGTCGAGACGCAGTTCGTCGCCCGGATGATCGACCAGAACATCACCGAGGCCGAGATCGAGATCAATCGCCCGGTGTGCGGCACGACCCCGAAAGATCAGCAGTGGCCGAACACCTGCGACCAGTGGCTTTCGAGGTTCCTGCCGGAAGGGTGGAAACTGACAGTGAAGGACGGATCGAGCCCGGACGGGCGCCGCTACGTCGGGCGGAAGGTGAAGGAATGAGCATCACGGCAGGTTGGGCAGTGATCGGCCTCGACGGCTCGTATCAAGGTCTGAACGCGACCCTGAACACCCCGGACGAAGTCGCCGGGTTCGTCAAGCAGCTCGCCGACCCACAAGCGGACTCGGCCCGGCTGGTGCACAACGGCCGCCCGCTGTGGGACGCGGAAACGAACTTTCCCGATCACGACGTGTTCGCCGCCATCGTCGACGGGTTCGGCTACCTCTCCTACCAAGACGCCACCCGCGGCAAGGCATACCCCGAGGGCGATCCCGCCTCGGAAGGCTGCGAGTTCGACGACGATGACTTTCCGCCCGGTTCCGGCCTGCCTGTCGAGCGGTTCGCCGAGGTGCTCGTCGAGTTCCTCCGCACTGCCGACCGGCCCGCCTCGGTGACGTGGCGCGACCTGTACCCCGAGGCCACGGGCGAATGAGCCGCTCGACGCCGGTCACGTTCCGCGCTGGCCGGCGCGAGCGCAGCGTGACGAGCTGCAGGTCGACGACCTGCCCGTGAACATGACGAAACGCCCCCGCCCGCGTCCGGTTGCGGGCACACAACCGGGAGTGCAGGCGGGGGCGTTTCGGTGCCCGGCGGTAGCGAACCGGGCCATTCAGGGGGCTACTCGCCGGGCCGGGTCGGTGGCGCGGCGGGCACGAGCGGGGTGCCGTCGGTGGCACGGGGCCGGGCGAGGCTGGTCACCTTCCGGCGCGTCCACCAGGTCAACGCGACCGAGGCCAGCACACCCACGACGGACACGATCGAGGCGAGGGTCGCGTCGTCGAGGGCGAGCCACCCGGCGCCGACGAGGGCGACCAAGATGACGCGCACCACCTCGGCGATCGCGGCCGGTTCGGTCTGCGTCGGCAAGCCCGCCGGTTGGGCTCGGTGTGCGGGTTCGCTCACGACGCCCCCTCGGTCGGCATCTGGTCGCGGACCTCACCGACAACGACCGCCCCGGCGTCGGCGTTGGCCGGGTCGGCGGGAGTTCGCCCGTGCACCTCGACGGTGACGGTGTTCTGCTGCAGGGCGGTCGCGACGGCGTCGTGCACCGCGGCCTTGATCCCCTCGGGGTCGAGGTCGTGGTCGGTGGCCAGGAGTTCGGCGAGCTTGTTCGCGGTCGCGTCAAGCGCGGCGAGGCGCTGCTCGATTGAGCCGAGTTTGCCCTCGTTGCGGAACGTTGCGGCGTTGCCGTCGGCGAGCAGGTCGATCGGCCACACGTCGTGATCCACACCCGGCGGCCGTCGGGCGGGCTGCCAGGTGTTGAACATCTCCACGAGCATGGCGACGACGGTTCGGCGGCCGAGGGCGGTCGGCCATCCCTGAATCTGTCCTTGCGGTCCGCGGGGGCCGAGCAGCTCGTTCTGAATGCTGAACAGCGCGGCGCGTTCATCGGGTTGCAAGTCGTCTACCTCCTGTGCTGCGAACGTGGGCGACCCGCCGCCGAGTAGCGCGGCGAGTTCGTCTCTGGAACCGCGGAATGCGTTGCAGTCCACGGGCGAACGCCCGGCGACCCGTCCCTCGTCGCTGTACTGCAGGACCGCGACCGGTAGCCCGCCGTAGCCGCCCCACAAGCCGTCGAGCCATCCGCGGTTGCGGGCGTAGACGTCGGCGGGGGCTCCGGCCCGACTGTTCGGATAGCGGCTGTACCAAAGGGGCGGCAGTCCACGCAGGTCCGGGCGGCCGATCTGCCGCCGATACCACTCGGGCAGGTACAGCAACGGAGTTCGCCACCCGGCCGCGTTGAGCCGGTGCGTGATATCGCGGGCGAGCGCGGCGTTCCCACCGCCGGCCTCGACATCGAGGATCACCCCGACCTCACGGGGCACCGTGCGCATGATGTGCTCGGCCTGCGCTGCGGCGCCGATGTCACCCTCTTGGTAGTGGTAGACGGCGTGCAGCAGGCCAGCGGCGCGCGCCTGGTCGAGGTGGCGGCGAAATTGCGGATCGACGCGCGTGCCTTGACTGGCCTTGATGATCGCGAAGTCGATGCCCTCGCGCTTGGCGCGGTGCAAGTCGATTCCGGCCTGATACCGGGGAATGTCGATACCCCAGATCACGGGCCCCCTCGGGTGTCGGGATCAGACCGGGCGCGTCGCTCGGCCTGGTCGTGGGTCTGGTTGTGGTGGTGGGCGTGGGTTCCTCGCGGACGCAGGCGAGGCCGTCGTAGGTGGCGCCGTCGGGGCCGGGCCGGGGTGGGGTCGGGTTGGCGTTGTACCTCGACGGCCTTGCGGCACGCATCGCCGACTCGGGCCGCGATGCTCGGGTCGGTGGCGCAGAGTTCCGCGAGCGGGTCGGCGACCTGCCGGGCGTCCTCGGCGTTGTCGACGGCTTGCTGCTCGGCCAGCGTCGCGCGCCCGGCTTGCTCGGCGGCGTCGTGCTGCCGTGCGGCGAGCTGCCACGTCAACCACGCCACCCACACGACGACGAGCACGATC is a window of Saccharopolyspora phatthalungensis DNA encoding:
- a CDS encoding Imm1 family immunity protein is translated as MSITAGWAVIGLDGSYQGLNATLNTPDEVAGFVKQLADPQADSARLVHNGRPLWDAETNFPDHDVFAAIVDGFGYLSYQDATRGKAYPEGDPASEGCEFDDDDFPPGSGLPVERFAEVLVEFLRTADRPASVTWRDLYPEATGE
- a CDS encoding glycoside hydrolase family 25 protein; the protein is MIWGIDIPRYQAGIDLHRAKREGIDFAIIKASQGTRVDPQFRRHLDQARAAGLLHAVYHYQEGDIGAAAQAEHIMRTVPREVGVILDVEAGGGNAALARDITHRLNAAGWRTPLLYLPEWYRRQIGRPDLRGLPPLWYSRYPNSRAGAPADVYARNRGWLDGLWGGYGGLPVAVLQYSDEGRVAGRSPVDCNAFRGSRDELAALLGGGSPTFAAQEVDDLQPDERAALFSIQNELLGPRGPQGQIQGWPTALGRRTVVAMLVEMFNTWQPARRPPGVDHDVWPIDLLADGNAATFRNEGKLGSIEQRLAALDATANKLAELLATDHDLDPEGIKAAVHDAVATALQQNTVTVEVHGRTPADPANADAGAVVVGEVRDQMPTEGAS
- a CDS encoding radical SAM protein; its protein translation is MRDAGVLWLQLTGGEPLIDPLFLEVYALAYELGMMLTISTNGSRLHNSTILDLLTRYLPYRVVVSIYGATEATYDGVTQRRGTFKLFRRGLAAAREAGLPLRFNVIVVEDNKHEEAEMRALADGFGDDHHVYSNISPTIHSGPESLTSQSTEHLRARTPFTGCNAGVTHFHADPFGRASICKVGRDEQVDLIAEGIEGLSQLPPIADKLMLRTGGCSGCALQGSCGVCRPLAKRYQEANAPLASYCQQGGR
- a CDS encoding transposase family protein yields the protein MTYTATLDVDDELTHYLSRLLAAERRRRLTPRGRRALTPFKQAVLGLRWFLDRTPIPKLARDNNIGRATGYRYIDEVIDVLADQAPDLHEALEDAAGQGAAYVMVDGKLFSTDRLGETTENKNGILIDRWFSGKHHTQGGNVLMITDPTGFPLWTSPVEPGSVHDSTSAQEHVLGALYWAYSELDLPTLGDGGFQGSGIGVFTPIKHSKSAPKGCPLDIDNKTYNALLRGLRALCERGFALLTQRWRTLQHITASPRKITTIVQAALTLTRHEHGKIH
- a CDS encoding helix-turn-helix domain-containing protein translates to MPRLISGETRDRVVRLYDNGKDPSIRELARKFHVSYSTMRTALVEAGVTMRPSGSPSKTAS
- a CDS encoding aminoglycoside phosphotransferase, whose protein sequence is MALARVDWQDVSPHVREVIESRTGPVRSARTVSAGKHSAVALLLDSSGGRVFVKGLRTDHVGIMTQAREAVIAPFVGAVSPRLLWWVEADGWDLLGFEWIEGRHADYRPGSPDLPAVVEMMQRLGTITCPDLPEVKRPEKRWRKYVDDPAELEMLTGSTLLHTDYNPANVLIDSSGTAHLIDWAWPTRGAAFIDPCVLVYRLIADGHTPATAEAWVRDTPAWATALAEAIDVFARANARVWDELAAEAPEDRWKRKMSEVTREWAESRRGTARTSR
- a CDS encoding DUF397 domain-containing protein encodes the protein MTSSEKENCVEIGGAPGFAGVRDTKDRASGTLVFDMTAWGHFLSGVKADRFDTPQG
- a CDS encoding DUF5753 domain-containing protein; amino-acid sequence: MSRCELAKFTPNEADLSAILAIVGVIGEDRERLLKLARDIDQPAWWEVGLELTTQNTALIDAEQRARRITNATTMLVPGLLQTRGYTRALLPKLGVQAYQIERYVNVRQVRQGILTQSDPVELIAYFDEAAFARSVGGPSVMAEQLRHLASAAERANITPRVIPFSAGAHTVMSGGFSVIEFIRDSPVAHVEQRHSGAFLSEKEDVQPFLDAIEILDEVALNQDDSLEVIESYVAKHESQE
- a CDS encoding DddA-like double-stranded DNA deaminase toxin; its protein translation is MASAVEQLGQAIATAVSKIKAAAGALTEAIERCEEGNEHLATALQGAADDEVLAAAQAQQAVPQELATVRQQVQAIEAQLDAYRERNGIPSGAPPSATAAPASPATSSAASGSAPSAPARSDLPCPPQPGKTHGRWINSDGDTVKLESGKGGEYYEATRQLAVEHGLTRGHVNAEPAIARHVETQFVARMIDQNITEAEIEINRPVCGTTPKDQQWPNTCDQWLSRFLPEGWKLTVKDGSSPDGRRYVGRKVKE